TTAGGACGGTGGAGCTATCTTCTTTTCATAAAGATGGCTCTTTTGTTTTAAAATCTCACGGGAACCGTTATAATAGTAGAAAATGGTTTGCTTTTAGCTGAGAAGTGCGGGCATAAAATAGAAAGAAGGGGAAGAGGAATGGGTTGTCCCAAAGAAGGTGAAACAATACAAATACATAGCTATAAGCACAACGGTCACATTCATAGAGTGTGGGATGAAACGACTGTGCTTAAGGGGACGCAAAACCTTGTTATTGGTGGAAACGACAAAACCATTGTGACAGAGTCGGACGGTAGAACCTGGGTCACAAGAGAACCAGCAATTTGTTATTTTCATGGAAAGCATTGGTTCAATATCATCGGCATGATCAGAGAAGATGGAGTGTACTATTATTGCAACATCAGTTCACCATTTATAGCGGATGATGAAGCGTTGAAATACATAGATTATGACTTGGATATAAAAGTGTTCCCGGACATGACGTTTATTTTGCTAGATGAAGATGAGTACGAGAAACATCGTAAAGAGATGAACTATCCAGAAGTAATTGATAAAATCTTAAAGAGTAATGTTCAAACGTTAATCTCCTGGATCAGGCAGCGAAAAGGTCCGTTTGCTCCCGATTTCATA
This window of the Sutcliffiella horikoshii genome carries:
- the ntdP gene encoding nucleoside tri-diphosphate phosphatase; translation: MGCPKEGETIQIHSYKHNGHIHRVWDETTVLKGTQNLVIGGNDKTIVTESDGRTWVTREPAICYFHGKHWFNIIGMIREDGVYYYCNISSPFIADDEALKYIDYDLDIKVFPDMTFILLDEDEYEKHRKEMNYPEVIDKILKSNVQTLISWIRQRKGPFAPDFIDLWYERYLTYRG